One Nicotiana tomentosiformis chromosome 4, ASM39032v3, whole genome shotgun sequence genomic window carries:
- the LOC138910243 gene encoding uncharacterized protein — protein MVRRKWLTKRGSSSKTRGYDLCHKCGKSGHFIKDCPLLKQDQYKHNTDKGGKRNRVPDKKFKRKDVADNVVKQALAAWGDSSSESGDDDDQGDSSMMAVESKAAEYDSIFVLMAKSDEDEEDGEEDESH, from the exons atggttcgcaGAAAATGGTTGACAAAGAGGGGCAGCTCAAGCAAGACAAGAGGGTATGACCTATGTCATAAATGCGGGAAGTCAGGACACTTCATCAAGGACTGCCCTCTCCTTAAGCAAGACCAGTACAAGCACAATACAGACAAAGGAGGGAAAAGGAACCGGGTTCCTGACAAAAAGTTCAAGAGAAAAGATGTCGctgacaatgttgtgaaacaagctcttgctgcatggggagactcctccAGCGAATCTGGAGATGATGATGATCAAGGCGACAGCTCCATGATGGCAGTAGAAAGTaaagcagctgaatatgactccATATTTGTTCTAATGGCTAAATCAGATGAGGATGAGGAAGATGGCGAAGaagatgag tctC